The Pseudarthrobacter sulfonivorans genome includes a window with the following:
- a CDS encoding alpha/beta fold hydrolase, which produces MGSVKEQEVPTHDGGRLALYSYGTEDAPGERRVVVIGGAFLTALIYRPFSMALADGLGDGWAVDVYDRRGRGNSTEQPADYSMATEIADVRTVMDATGARNVLGHSLGGSVALNAVQEFAGTPYEPDKLAVYDAAVNIDGSIDMSWLDDFEAAVNAGKVGHAMARMKNGMQPGTALSKVPEPVLAGLMAVVSRTKVNKMLRELMPTGVGELRAAYDEAEHVRNFAVLPANTHFMVGGKSPSYYKVTAQRLHAAVPGSTFELSPKGFHGSIPAAVKELVTDIAEYFKG; this is translated from the coding sequence ATGGGGAGCGTGAAAGAGCAGGAAGTCCCCACGCACGACGGCGGCAGGCTGGCTTTGTACAGCTACGGAACCGAGGATGCGCCGGGCGAGCGCCGGGTGGTGGTCATCGGCGGTGCATTCCTCACCGCCCTGATCTACCGGCCGTTCTCGATGGCATTGGCCGACGGGCTGGGCGACGGGTGGGCCGTGGATGTCTATGACCGGCGGGGCAGGGGCAACTCCACCGAGCAGCCGGCCGACTATTCCATGGCCACGGAGATTGCCGATGTCCGTACGGTCATGGATGCGACGGGCGCCCGCAACGTCCTGGGCCACAGCCTGGGCGGGTCGGTGGCGCTGAACGCCGTCCAGGAGTTCGCGGGCACCCCCTACGAACCGGACAAGCTGGCGGTCTACGATGCTGCGGTCAACATCGACGGCAGCATCGACATGTCGTGGCTGGACGATTTCGAGGCCGCGGTGAACGCCGGCAAGGTGGGGCATGCCATGGCCCGGATGAAAAATGGCATGCAGCCGGGCACCGCACTTTCAAAGGTCCCCGAGCCGGTCCTGGCAGGGCTGATGGCCGTGGTTTCCCGCACGAAGGTGAACAAGATGCTCCGGGAGCTGATGCCCACGGGCGTGGGCGAACTGCGCGCCGCGTATGACGAAGCCGAGCATGTCAGGAACTTCGCCGTCCTTCCCGCCAACACGCACTTTATGGTGGGCGGCAAGAGCCCGAGCTACTACAAGGTCACGGCCCAGCGCCTTCATGCTGCCGTCCCGGGGAGCACGTTCGAACTCTCACCCAAGGGCTTCCACGGCTCCATCCCGGCCGCAGTGAAGGAACTCGTCACCGACATCGCCGAATACTTCAAGGGCTAA
- a CDS encoding alpha/beta fold hydrolase: MTSENIKTPDGGTLELYSTGAELASAGSGVVVVPASMVTAADYTKFAQKLSAALGRPVHTFNRRGRGSSSPQAEDYILDADIRDLDAVMKHTSSTDVFGHSFGGAVALHAARTLPVERLAVYDPAVSVNHSVKADWTTEYERATAAGDDDRALAVLTKGLEAGAFSRMPLSMLTIANKLTAGTHVGKQMRELMRTGVREIKAIIAADMPAEPFLELPLETLIIVGEKSPAYFGVACGQIHDVLSGSSYTILHGAGHDGVLRAPDKLITELSDFFAG, translated from the coding sequence ATGACGAGCGAGAACATCAAGACCCCCGACGGCGGCACGCTGGAGCTCTACTCCACGGGTGCTGAACTGGCCTCCGCCGGCTCCGGCGTGGTTGTGGTCCCGGCCTCCATGGTGACCGCCGCCGACTATACAAAGTTCGCCCAGAAACTCAGCGCCGCCTTGGGTCGCCCGGTGCACACGTTCAACCGCAGGGGCCGGGGTTCTTCGTCGCCGCAGGCCGAGGATTACATCCTGGACGCGGACATCCGGGACCTGGACGCGGTGATGAAACACACGTCCAGCACGGACGTGTTTGGCCACAGCTTCGGTGGCGCGGTGGCCCTGCACGCGGCCCGGACCCTTCCGGTGGAGCGGCTCGCCGTGTATGACCCCGCCGTGTCCGTGAACCACAGCGTGAAGGCCGACTGGACCACTGAATACGAACGCGCCACGGCTGCCGGGGACGACGACCGCGCCCTAGCCGTGCTCACCAAGGGCTTGGAGGCCGGCGCCTTCTCACGCATGCCGCTGTCCATGCTCACCATCGCCAACAAGCTCACCGCCGGCACCCACGTGGGCAAGCAGATGCGCGAACTGATGCGCACCGGGGTCCGGGAAATCAAGGCGATCATCGCCGCGGACATGCCGGCCGAGCCGTTCCTGGAACTGCCCCTGGAAACGCTGATTATTGTGGGCGAGAAGAGCCCGGCGTACTTCGGTGTTGCCTGCGGCCAGATACACGATGTCCTGTCCGGCTCCAGCTACACCATCCTGCACGGGGCCGGCCACGACGGTGTCCTCCGCGCACCGGACAAGCTCATCACCGAACTGAGCGACTTCTTCGCCGGCTAG